In Candidatus Nanopelagicales bacterium, the genomic window GCCAACGGGCCCATGCTGCGCTTTAGCGTGCCGACGTCGCCCTCGGCGTTGATTTCGTCCGCGGGCTTGATTCGCAGGAGTTGCCGCCTGATCGGCAATGACCCCATGGTTCCTCCCGCCGATAACGCTCTGCCGCTCCTTGTTCGGTACCGTAACGAGAATTCCGCAGCGACGTTCTAGGACGGGACAAGCCATGCTCATCGCCATAGGAGTAACCCCGGACGAATCTTCCAGCGATGCTCTCGCTCTTGGGGCGGTGCTATGCAGATCGCTCGGCGCCGATCCGGTACTGGTGCATGTGTATGCGGAGGCGTATGACCCCGCCAGCGTCGGCCACGTTGATGCCGAGTGGACAGCGTTCCTGCGTGAGCAAGCCGCGGCCGTGCTGGCCGACTCAGTCGAAGAGATGGCGGAAGCACAAGGTTTCGCAGGCGTCGCGACCGCCATGCACGGCCATAGGTCAAGCGGTGTCGGGCTGAACGAAACAGCCACCGCTCTTGGGGCGGACATGATCGTTGTTGGCAGCTCCTCGGGAGCGTCGAACGGCCGCTTCCAGGTGGGGTCCACAGCCGATCAACTGCTCCACGGTTCCGCGTTTCCCGTGTGCTTGGCGCCCGTCGGATACCGGCGCACAGCCCCCCGTTCCATCGGAAGAATCGTCGTCGCGTTCCAGAACACGACCGAGTCGCAAGACGCCTTGCAACGGGCGGTCGAACTGGCGGAGTGCTCAGGAAGCGTGGTCGCGCCCTTGACCGTCCTCGTCCGGCACCGGACCTATGGCAGCAATCTGGGTTCCGCAGCCGAGCAAGCGGTCATCGAAGAGCAG contains:
- a CDS encoding universal stress protein, with protein sequence MLIAIGVTPDESSSDALALGAVLCRSLGADPVLVHVYAEAYDPASVGHVDAEWTAFLREQAAAVLADSVEEMAEAQGFAGVATAMHGHRSSGVGLNETATALGADMIVVGSSSGASNGRFQVGSTADQLLHGSAFPVCLAPVGYRRTAPRSIGRIVVAFQNTTESQDALQRAVELAECSGSVVAPLTVLVRHRTYGSNLGSAAEQAVIEEQREEAEASQARALRDVPASLRGDSVIAVGDSPLAALQRLDWRGDEVLLLSSSKEGKIMRVFLGDMTYKLIRATPVPAIVLPRRT